The DNA region CCAGGACCCCGCGTATCACCACCCCAGCCTCCCCCGCGAAGGCCCCGGGCCCCCGCCCAACTCCTGCCCCGGACACGACCGGCGCGCATGCCGAGGCCACCGCGCCGGGCGCGCCACGCCGACGTACCGGTACCACCGCCCCGGCCGGAGACCTCCGAGCCCTCCCCACCACCTCCCGAGCGGCCCCGCCCGCACCGCCGTTGGATCCCCCTCCTGCCTCGGCGGGCCGCGCCCGGCCCGAGCCGGGGGGCTCCGTGCCCTCCGCGCGTGCGGGCGGTACCGGCGCGGACCCCGGTCTCGCCGCGCCGCCGCCCAGGCCCGGCGTCACACCGGGAGCGCGGAGCGGTGCGAGAGGTGTCACGGGCGCCGGAACGGGGGCGGTGCGCGCCTTCGCCGCGCGGCGGACCGTCGGGGCCGTGGACCTGACGCCGGGGCCCGGCTCGGGCCGCCCCTTCGTGTTCCTGGCGCGGCCCGCGCTGTACGACGACACCACCACCCGGCTGCGCCCCGTCGGCGCCTGGGTGCGGCCCCGGGCGGCGGCCGCCGCGGCCTGTGTCGTGCTCGGGCTCGGTCTCATCGGCGGCGCGGCCACGGGCAGTTGGCTGACGGGGGAGTCGGACGCGGCGGGCAGCTCGCGGAACGCGTACGTCGAGGCGGGCGAACTCTGGCACAGCGTGCCCGTCGACGAGCTGTTCCCGCCCTCGATCAAGGGGGAGGGCGCGGGCCCGGGCGGCGCCGACCGCACCTGGGACCGCGTCGCCGTCGCCCCCGACAGCACCTGCAAGGACGCCTTCGACCCGCTCCTGCGCAAGGCCCTCGCCCCGGCGGGCTGCCTGCGTCTGCTGCGCGCGACGTACGCGGACGCGACCCGCAGCCACGTCACCACCGTCGGCCTGCTGTTCACGAAGGCCGACGCCGACGCGATGCGGGCCCTGCGCACCCGGTTCACCGAGGAAGGCCTCGACTCCCGGCCGGACCTGATGCCCCGTCCGTACGCGGCCGAAGGCACCCCCGCAGCCGACTTCGGCGACCGCCAGCGCGCCACCTGGACCCTGTCTGTCCTGCCCGACGCCCCCGTCGTCGCCTATGCCGTCTCCGGCTTCGCCGACGGCCGCGTCGTCACCGACCCCGAGTCCGCCGCCGACGCCATGAAGGTCGGCGCCACGTCCGCCCCGGCGCAGGCGGGCCTCGGCAACGACGTGAAGGGCATCGCCGACCGCGTCGAGCGCGGCCTGCGCAAGACCGTCACCGCGGCCACGGAGAAGCCCTCATGACCCCGCGTGGAATGCGCACGGCGGTGGCCAGCGCCCTCGCCGCGACCTGCGTGCTGCTGCCCGCCACCGCCACCGCGTACGCCGACGACGGCATCCGCGGCCAGCAGTGGGCCCTCGACGTGATGCGCACCGACCAGGCCTGGCGCACCACCAAGGGCGAGGGCGTCACCGTCGCCGTGCTCGACACCGGCGTGGACGCCTCCCACCCCGACCTGGTCGGCAATGTCCTCACCGGCAAGGACATGGTCGGCTTCGGGGCCCGCCGCGGCGACAAGTCCTGGGCCAGGCACGGCACCGCCATGGCCGGGATCGTCGCCGGTCACGGGCACGGCGCGGGCCGCCGCGACGGCGTGCTCGGCATCGCGCCCGAAGCCCGCGTCCTGCCGGTCCGGGTGATCCTCGAAGACGGCGACCCCGCCCGCAAGAAGGCCCGCTCCACCCGGGGCAACGCCCTCGCCGAAGGCATCCGCTGGGCCGCCGATCACGGCGCCGACGTCATCAACCTCTCCCTCGGCGACGACTCCAAGTCCGCCCACCCGGAGCCCGCGGAGGACGCCGCCGTCCAGTACGCGTTGCGCAAGGGAGCCGTCGTCGTGGCCTCGGCGGGCAACGGTGGCGAACGCGGCGACCACATCTCGTACCCGGCCGCGTATCCCGGAGTCATCGCCGCGACAGCCGTCGACAGCAACGGCGTCCGCGCCTCCTTCTCGACCCGCCGCTGGTACGCCACCGTCGCCGCGCCCGGCGACGACGTCGTGATCGCCGACCCCGACCGCAGGTACTACGAGGGCTGGGGCACCAGCGCGGCCGCCGCGTTCGTCTCCGGAGCCGTCGCCCTGATCCGCGCCGCCCACCCCGGCCTCGGCCCCGCCGAGATCAAGAAGCTCCTGCGGGACACCGCACGCGACGCCCCCGCCGGCGGCCGCGACGACTCCCGCGGCTTCGGCCTCATCGACCCGGTCGCGGCACTCGCCCGCGCCGAGAGGATCAAGCCCCAGTCGCTGCGGACGACGGCCCGCACCGAGAAGTACTTCGGCCCCGGTCCGGACAAGGCCAAGGAGGAGGACGGGCCCGCGGGCTGGGTCGGCCCCGTGGCCGGAGGACTCGGAGTGGCCCTGCTGGCCGCGGGGGTCTGGCTGTGGCGGGGGCGGGCGGCGTCGGCGCGTCGGTAGGGCGGGTGCCGTCAGGCGCGGGCGGCCTCGTGCGCCGGTGAGGGCGCCCGGCGGCGCGGGAGGGCGGCCCGCGAGCGCCGCCCCACGGCGGGCTAGGGTCGGACCGTGGCGAACAAGAACATTCCCGACTCCCCCTTCTCCGACGACGACGGGTCGGCCGACCCCGCGCTGCGGGCGGCGCTCGGCGCCTGGGCGGAGGACCGGAGCGCGCACGGGCCGGTCCTCGAGGCGCTCTCGGGGGCCCGGCTCCTCGTGCCCGTCGTCGCCGTGCTCGGTGAGGTCGAGGAGGACGATCAACAGGGGGGCGAAGCCCGTCATAAGGGTGGTGGGAGACGGGCGGGCGGCCTGCGGCGCGAGAAGACCAGTGACATGGCCGTGCCCACCCTCAAGGCGGGGCACCGCACCGCGCTGCCCGCCTTCACCTCCACCGAGGCGCTGGCCCTGTGGGACCCCGAGGCCCGCCCCGTCGCCGTACCGATGCACCAGGCGCTGCAGGCCGCCGCGCACGAGAAGGCCGACACGATCGTGCTCGACCTCGCGGGCCCCGTCCCGTACGAGCTGAACCGGGCCGCCCTGATCGCCCTCGCCGAGGGCCGCCACAGCACCGACGCGCTCACGGACCCGGCCGTCGTCGCCGCCGTGCGCGCCGTCGTCGCCGCCGAGCCCGCCGTGCAGCGCGCCCACCTCGGCCCCGGCACCGCCGACGGCACCCTCGCCCTGGTCCTGGACCCCACCGCCCCGCAGGCCGCCGCCCAGCGCGTCGCCGAAGCGCTCGCGGCCGACGAAACACTGCGGGCCCGCCTGGTGCGCGGCCTCGACCTGGCACTGCTGCCGGCCGAGGCGACGCCACCGGGCGAGCCCCTCTTCGTACGCTGACGCGTGTGCGGTGCGGCGGGCCGTCAGCCGAAGACGGGGCCTGTGTACTTCTCGCCGGGCCCCTGACCGGGCTCGTCCGGCACCAGGGACGCCTCCCGGAACGCCAGCTGCAGCGACTTCAGACCGTCCCGCAGCGGCGCCGCGTGGAAGGAGCTGATCTCCGTCGCGCTCGCGTCCATCAGACCGGCGAGCGCCTGGATCAGCTTGCGGGCCTCGTCCAGGTCCTTGTGGGCCTCGCCCTCCTCGGCGAGGCCCAGGTTCACCGCCGCCGCGCTCATCAGGTGCACCGCGACCGTCGTGATCACCTCGACCGCGGGAACGTCCGCGATGTCGCGGGTCATGGCGTCGAAGCCGGGGCTCTGGGGTGCGTCGTGGGGTGCGGGGGTAGCCGCGGGACTCGTGTCACTCATGCCCCTCACCCTAGAGCCGCGTCCCGGCGGTTAGCCCCACCCCCCGGGACCTGCTAACCTTGTGTAACGACCGGCTGGACACCCGCGTGTCAACGCAAGCGTCCGGCCCACAAGTGGAGGCTCCGATCTCCCACCTGGCCGCTCTCCGGAGCGGCGGGTCACCGGTCAGGCGGACACCGCGCAGCGCGTGATGCACCGCCCGATGCGCCCCGTGATCACCACGGAGGTGCTCCGGTATTTCCTTGGAGCCCCCTCTGTGATCAGTCGGGGCATTTTTTGTGTCCCGGCGCGGTTGGTCGAGAAAACAGACGTAACGCGGCTGTCCGCCAGACGGTCGCGTGGTGCTACCGAGGAGGATCCATCAGCGCCGAGCCCCGCATCAACGACCGGATTCGCGTTCCCGAGGTGCGACTTGTCGGTCCCAGCGGCGAGCAGGTCGGGATTGTCCCGCTTGCCAAGGCCCTGGAGCTTGCGCAGGAGTACGACCTGGACCTGGTCGAGGTCGCGGCGAACGCCCGTCCGCCCGTGTGCAAGCTCATGGACTACGGGAAGTTCAAGTACGAGTCGGCCATGAAGGCCCGTGAGGCGCGCAAGAACCAGGCGCACACGGTCATCAAGGAGATGAAGCTCCGGCCGAAGATCGACCCGCACGACTACGACACCAAGAAGGGTCACGTCGTCCGGTTCCTCAAGCAGGGCGACAAGGTCAAGATCACGATCATGTTCCGTGGTCGCGAGCAGTCCCGTCCGGAGCTCGGCTTCCGGCTGCTGCAGCGACTCGCGGAGGACGTCCAGGAGCTCGGGTTCATCGAGTCGAACCCGAAGCAGGACGGCCGGAACATGATCATGGTTCTCGGTCCGCACAAGAAGAAGACCGAGGCGATGGCCGAGGCCCGTGAGGCCCAGGCGGCTCGCAAGGCGGAAGCGAAGGCCAACCCCGGCAAGTCGCAGAACGCCGCCGAGGAGGAGCTTTCCGAAGCCCCCGCCGAGGCCCCGGCCGAGGCTTCCGCCGAGGCCTGATCCCGGACACGAGTCCAGGGATGCCAATCGAACACATGACGCTCCGGGATGCCCGGTCTCGCGACCGGGCATCGGAGTGCCACTGACGAGGAGAGAACGGCGCTATGCCGAAGAACAAGACGCACAGCGGTGCCAAGAAGCGCTTCAAGGTCACCGGCTCCGGCAAGGTGCTCCGCGAGCGCGCCGGCAAGCGCCACCTGCTCGAGCACAAGTCGTCCCGCCTGACGCGCCGCCTCACGGGCAACGCCGAGATGGCCCCGGGTGACACCGCCAAGATCAAGAAGATGCTGGGCATCTGATCGATCTCGCGCTCCCGGCGACGGGGGCTTCCGGTAACGACCGGGACCAATTCGTTTCCGGGCCGTGTGACGACCACCACGGCCCCGCTACAAGGAGTTAACAAGTGGCACGCGTCAAGCGGGCAGTCAACGCCCACAAGAAGCGTCGGGCGATCCTCGAGCAGGCCAGCGGCTACCGCGGCCAGCGGTCGCGCCTGTACCGCAAGGCGAAGGAGCAGGTCACCCACTCCCTCGTCTACAACTACAACGACCGCAAGAAGCGCAAGGGCGACTTCCGTCAGCTGTGGATCCAGCGCATCAACGCCGCTGCCCGCGCCAACGGCATCACCTACAACCGCTTCATCCAGGGTCTGAAGGCCGCCAACATCGAGGTGGACCGCAAGATCCTCGCCGAGCTGGCCGTGAACGACGCCAACGCGTTCGCCGCGCTGGTCGAGGTCGCGCAGAAGGCCCTGCCGAGCGACGTCAACGCCCCCAAGGCCGCCTGACGTTCGCACTGGGCTTGAGCTGTGAAGGGACCCGCAGGCCATCGGGCCTGCGGGTCCTCTCGTGTTCGGCCTGCGGCCCGGCTCTTGGCTGCGTCACTCCGGGCGGTTCGGCACCGCCGGGATCCGCCGTCTCGGCTGAGCGCCGTCGCGGCGGTGAGGAGCCCCCCGCCTCGCGGCGGTGAGGAGCCCCCCCGCCTCGCGGCGGTGAAGAGCCCCCCGCCTCGCGGCGGTGAAGAGCCCCCCGCTTCGCGGCCGCGTGAAGTGCCCGCCTCCCGGCGGTGAAGAAGCCCCGACCCCGTACCCCGAAGGCGACCAGATGGCCATCAGTCCGGACCTGATCTCCCCGCGCTCGTCGCGCGTCAGCGCCGCGCGGCGGCTCGCCAAGCGGAACTTCCGCGGCAAGGAACGGCTGTTCCTCGCCGAGGGGCCGCAGGCCGTGCGGGAGGCCGCCGGGCACCGCGGGAACGGGCGGGCCACGCTCGTGGAGCTGTTCGCGACCGTCGAGGCCGCCGAGCGGTACGCGGACATCGTCGGCGCGGCCAGGGACGCCGGGGCGCACGTGCACCTGGCCGACGAGAGCGTCATCGCCGACATCTCCACGACCGTCACCCCGCAGGGCCTGGTCGGGGTCTGCCGGTTCCTGGACGTGCCGCTCGCGGACATCCTCGCCGGGCGCCCCAAGCTCGTCGCCGTGCTCGCCCACGTCCGCGACCCCGGCAACGCCGGCACCGTGCTGCGCTGCGCCGACGCCGCGGGCGCCGAGGCCGTGATCCTCACCGACGCCTCCGTCGACCTCTACAACCCCAAGGCGGTGCGCGCCTCCGTCGGCTCGCACTTCCACCTGCCGGTGGCCGTGGGCGTGCCCGTCGAGGAGGCCGTGCGCGGACTGAAGGGCGCGGGCGTCCGCGTGCTCGCCGCCGACGGGGCCGGGGCGGACGACCTGGACGCCGAGCTGGACCAGGGCACCATGGGCACCGAGACCGCGTGGATCTTCGGCAACGAGGCCTGGGGCCTGCCGGAGGAGACCCGCGCACTCGCCGACGCGGTGGTGCGCGTTCCGATCCACGGAAGCGCCGAGAGCCTGAACCTCGCGACCGCGGCAGCCGTATGCCTCTATGCGTCAGCCCGTGCACAGCGCGCCGCCGGAGGGTGCCGTTCCGTCACCCCCGGCTAGTAGTGTGTCGGGCTCACAGGCCCTTTGCGCCGGTTCCGAGAGGCGGGGATACGGGGAATGACTGTCGGCACGAGCAGACCACCGGGAGTGCGGGACATCCTGTGCCCTCCCGCGGGCCAGTCGGGCCAGGCGAGCCCGGGCCCCGGCGGGCTCGGCATCGACCCGGACGACCTGCCCGACGGACTGGTCGTCGCCGACGAGACGGGGCGCGTGATCTGCTTCAACGCCGCCGCGGCCAAGATCACCGCCGTCCGCGCCTGCGACGCCATGGGCGCCTCCATCGAACGGGCCCTGCCCCTGGAGGACCTCGAAGGCCGCCGCTGGTGGCAGCTCACCGACCCCTACGGCGGCCTCGCCACCCGGGTCGCCCAGCCCGAGCGGAACCTGCTCCTTCCCGGCGGCCGCGAAGTGCTCGTGTCCGCGCGGTACGTGCGGGCACGGCCCACCGGCCCGCTGCGCCGCCTCGTGGTGTCCCTGCGCGACACCGAGGCCCGCCGCCGCACCGAGCGCAGCCACGCCGAGCTGATCGCCACCGTCGCCCATGAACTGCGCTCGCCGCTGACGTCCGTCAAGGGTTTCACGGCGACGCTGCTCGCCAAGTGGGAGCGGTTCACCGACGACCAGAAGAAGCTGATGCTGGAGACGGTGGACGCCGACGCCAACCGCGTCACGCGGCTCATCGCCGAACTCCTCGACATCTCCCGGATCGACTCCGGGCGGCTCGAACTGCGCCGCCAGCCCGTGGACATCGGCGCGGCCGTCGGGCGCCACATCCAGGCCCACGTCGCCGCCGGCCAGGAGGCGGACCGCTTCCTGGTGCGGGTGCTGCAGCCGCTGCCCGACCTCTGGGCCGATCCGGACAAGATCGACCAGGTCCTCAGCAATCTGCTGGAAAACGCGGTGCGCCACGGCGAGGGAACGGTCACCATTGACGTGGCGCCCTCGCCCTCCCTGCGGGTGCGGGGGGCGGCCGACACCGCGGTCACCATCAGCGACGAGGGCTCCGGCATTCCGGAGGAGTCGATGGGCCGCGTCTTCACCCGCTTCTGGCGGGGCAGCAAACGCGGCGGGACGGGACTGGGGTTGTACATCGTGAAGGGCATCGTCGAAGCGCACGGCGGCACGATCACCGTGGGCCGCGCGGCCGGCGGCGGCGCCCAGTTCCGATTTACGTTGCCCGTGGGAGCCCCGGCGTACCTCCAGTGATCATCGCCGCGGCCGCCCGCGGGCGCATGCGTTCACCGCACCCCCGTTAGACTCGGTCGTTGGCACCTTTGTGTCCCCATTCTCGGGACGATCTCAGGACCAGTCGTCTCCGACCAGTCGACGCAGTTCGACCCGGTCGACGGGGACCATCCGCCAGCCAACGGAAGCACGGGAAGAGATGTCGGCACCGAACAAGTCGTACGACCCTGTCGAGGTCGAGGCACTGAAACCTGAAGAGATCGAGCGCATGCGGGACGAGGCGCTCGCCGCCTTCGCGGCCGCCGCCGACCTCGACCAGCTGCAGGAGGCGAAGACCGCCCACACCGGCGGCACCTCGCCGCTGGCGCTCGCCAACCGCGAGATCGGCGCGCTGCCCCCGCAGGCCAAGGCCGACGCCGGAAAGCGCGTGGGCATGGCCCGCGGCGCCGTGAACAAGGCGCTCGCCGCCCGCCAGGCCGAGCTCGAGGCCGAGCGCGACGCGCGCGTCCTGGTCGAGGAGGCCGTGGACGTCTCGCTGCCCCACGACCGCGTGCCCGCCGGTGCCAGGCACCCGCTGACCACGCTGTCCGAGCGCATCGAGGACATCTTCGTGGCCATGGGCTACGCGGTCGCCGAGGGCCCCGAGGTCGAGTCCGAGTGGTTCAACTTCGACGCCCTGAACATCGGCCCCGACCACCCGGCCCGCGGTGAGCAGGACACCTTCTTCGTCGACCCGGCGTCGCTCGGCGCGGCCCCGGCCGACGGCGACGACGCGTCCGGTGTCGTCCTGCGCACCCACACCTCGCCCGTGCAGATCCGCTCGCTCATCGACCGCGAGCCGCCGGTCTACGTGATCTGCCCCGGCCGCGTCTACCGCACCGACGAGCTGGACGCCACCCACACCCCCGTCTTCCACCAGGTCGAGCTGCTCGCCGTGGACGAGGGCCTGACCATGGCCGACCTCAAGGGCACCCTGGACCACATGGTGCAGGCGCTCTTCGGGGGCGAGGGCATGAAGACGCGGCTCAGGCCGAACTTCTTCCCGTTCACCGAGCCGTCCGCCGAGATGGACATGGTCTGCTACGTGTGCCGGGGCGAGTCCGTGGGCAACCCCGACAAGCCCTGCCGCACCTGTTCCTCCGAAGGCTGGATCGAGCTCGGCGGCTGCGGCATGGTCAACCCCAAGGT from Streptomyces flavofungini includes:
- the mycP gene encoding type VII secretion-associated serine protease mycosin; the encoded protein is MTPRGMRTAVASALAATCVLLPATATAYADDGIRGQQWALDVMRTDQAWRTTKGEGVTVAVLDTGVDASHPDLVGNVLTGKDMVGFGARRGDKSWARHGTAMAGIVAGHGHGAGRRDGVLGIAPEARVLPVRVILEDGDPARKKARSTRGNALAEGIRWAADHGADVINLSLGDDSKSAHPEPAEDAAVQYALRKGAVVVASAGNGGERGDHISYPAAYPGVIAATAVDSNGVRASFSTRRWYATVAAPGDDVVIADPDRRYYEGWGTSAAAAFVSGAVALIRAAHPGLGPAEIKKLLRDTARDAPAGGRDDSRGFGLIDPVAALARAERIKPQSLRTTARTEKYFGPGPDKAKEEDGPAGWVGPVAGGLGVALLAAGVWLWRGRAASARR
- a CDS encoding SseB family protein, whose protein sequence is MANKNIPDSPFSDDDGSADPALRAALGAWAEDRSAHGPVLEALSGARLLVPVVAVLGEVEEDDQQGGEARHKGGGRRAGGLRREKTSDMAVPTLKAGHRTALPAFTSTEALALWDPEARPVAVPMHQALQAAAHEKADTIVLDLAGPVPYELNRAALIALAEGRHSTDALTDPAVVAAVRAVVAAEPAVQRAHLGPGTADGTLALVLDPTAPQAAAQRVAEALAADETLRARLVRGLDLALLPAEATPPGEPLFVR
- a CDS encoding DUF1844 domain-containing protein translates to MSDTSPAATPAPHDAPQSPGFDAMTRDIADVPAVEVITTVAVHLMSAAAVNLGLAEEGEAHKDLDEARKLIQALAGLMDASATEISSFHAAPLRDGLKSLQLAFREASLVPDEPGQGPGEKYTGPVFG
- the infC gene encoding translation initiation factor IF-3 translates to MSAEPRINDRIRVPEVRLVGPSGEQVGIVPLAKALELAQEYDLDLVEVAANARPPVCKLMDYGKFKYESAMKAREARKNQAHTVIKEMKLRPKIDPHDYDTKKGHVVRFLKQGDKVKITIMFRGREQSRPELGFRLLQRLAEDVQELGFIESNPKQDGRNMIMVLGPHKKKTEAMAEAREAQAARKAEAKANPGKSQNAAEEELSEAPAEAPAEASAEA
- the rpmI gene encoding 50S ribosomal protein L35 encodes the protein MPKNKTHSGAKKRFKVTGSGKVLRERAGKRHLLEHKSSRLTRRLTGNAEMAPGDTAKIKKMLGI
- the rplT gene encoding 50S ribosomal protein L20, translating into MARVKRAVNAHKKRRAILEQASGYRGQRSRLYRKAKEQVTHSLVYNYNDRKKRKGDFRQLWIQRINAAARANGITYNRFIQGLKAANIEVDRKILAELAVNDANAFAALVEVAQKALPSDVNAPKAA
- a CDS encoding TrmH family RNA methyltransferase; protein product: MAISPDLISPRSSRVSAARRLAKRNFRGKERLFLAEGPQAVREAAGHRGNGRATLVELFATVEAAERYADIVGAARDAGAHVHLADESVIADISTTVTPQGLVGVCRFLDVPLADILAGRPKLVAVLAHVRDPGNAGTVLRCADAAGAEAVILTDASVDLYNPKAVRASVGSHFHLPVAVGVPVEEAVRGLKGAGVRVLAADGAGADDLDAELDQGTMGTETAWIFGNEAWGLPEETRALADAVVRVPIHGSAESLNLATAAAVCLYASARAQRAAGGCRSVTPG
- a CDS encoding PAS domain-containing sensor histidine kinase; amino-acid sequence: MTVGTSRPPGVRDILCPPAGQSGQASPGPGGLGIDPDDLPDGLVVADETGRVICFNAAAAKITAVRACDAMGASIERALPLEDLEGRRWWQLTDPYGGLATRVAQPERNLLLPGGREVLVSARYVRARPTGPLRRLVVSLRDTEARRRTERSHAELIATVAHELRSPLTSVKGFTATLLAKWERFTDDQKKLMLETVDADANRVTRLIAELLDISRIDSGRLELRRQPVDIGAAVGRHIQAHVAAGQEADRFLVRVLQPLPDLWADPDKIDQVLSNLLENAVRHGEGTVTIDVAPSPSLRVRGAADTAVTISDEGSGIPEESMGRVFTRFWRGSKRGGTGLGLYIVKGIVEAHGGTITVGRAAGGGAQFRFTLPVGAPAYLQ
- the pheS gene encoding phenylalanine--tRNA ligase subunit alpha, with product MSAPNKSYDPVEVEALKPEEIERMRDEALAAFAAAADLDQLQEAKTAHTGGTSPLALANREIGALPPQAKADAGKRVGMARGAVNKALAARQAELEAERDARVLVEEAVDVSLPHDRVPAGARHPLTTLSERIEDIFVAMGYAVAEGPEVESEWFNFDALNIGPDHPARGEQDTFFVDPASLGAAPADGDDASGVVLRTHTSPVQIRSLIDREPPVYVICPGRVYRTDELDATHTPVFHQVELLAVDEGLTMADLKGTLDHMVQALFGGEGMKTRLRPNFFPFTEPSAEMDMVCYVCRGESVGNPDKPCRTCSSEGWIELGGCGMVNPKVLAACGVDPEKYSGFAFGFGIERMLMFRHHVEDMRDMVEGDVRFTRPFGMEI